One segment of Comamonas thiooxydans DNA contains the following:
- the xsc gene encoding sulfoacetaldehyde acetyltransferase, producing MAATDNRKVVEGVHKMTPSEAFVETCVANGVSEMFGIMGSAFMDAMDIFAPAGIRLIPVVHEQGAAHMADGYARVSGRHGVVIGQNGPGISNCVTGIAAAYWAHSPVVIVTPETGTMGMGLGGFQEANQLPMFQEFTKYQGHVCNPKRMAEFTGRVFDRAISEMGPTQLNIPRDYFYGEIECEIPKPMRVDRGHGGEASLQAAVELLKTAKFPVILAGGGVVMGDAVEEARQLAERLGAPVATGYLRNDAFPAKHPLWAGPLGYQGSKAAMKLIAQADVVIALGSRMGPFGTLPQHGMDYWPKTAKIIQIEADHTNLGLVKKIAVGINGDAKAVAAELSRRLADVTLGCDATKAARADTIATEKAAWEKELDGWTHERDPYSLDMIEEAKGERTPTGGSYLHPRQVLRELEKAMPARVMVSTDIGNINSVANSYLRFDEPRSFFAPMSFGNCGYALPTIIGAKCAAPDRPAIAYAGDGAWGMSMMEIMTAVRHDIPVTAVVFHNRQWGAEKKNQVDFYNRRFVAGELESESFSDIAKAMGAEGIVVDHIEDVGPALQKAIDMQMKEGKTCVIEIMCTRELGDPFRRDALSKPVRMLDKYKDFV from the coding sequence ATGGCTGCAACGGACAATCGTAAAGTGGTTGAAGGCGTTCACAAGATGACCCCTTCGGAAGCATTCGTGGAAACCTGCGTCGCCAATGGCGTCAGCGAGATGTTCGGCATCATGGGTTCCGCCTTCATGGATGCCATGGACATCTTCGCCCCTGCGGGCATTCGCCTGATCCCGGTGGTGCATGAGCAAGGTGCGGCCCACATGGCCGACGGCTATGCCCGCGTCTCGGGTCGCCACGGCGTGGTGATCGGCCAGAACGGCCCCGGCATCAGCAACTGCGTGACCGGGATTGCCGCGGCCTACTGGGCGCACAGCCCGGTGGTGATCGTGACTCCCGAGACCGGCACCATGGGCATGGGCCTGGGCGGCTTCCAGGAAGCCAATCAGCTGCCCATGTTCCAGGAATTCACCAAATACCAGGGCCATGTCTGCAACCCCAAACGCATGGCCGAGTTCACGGGTCGCGTCTTCGACCGCGCCATCTCCGAGATGGGCCCGACCCAGCTCAATATTCCGCGTGACTACTTCTACGGCGAGATCGAGTGCGAGATCCCCAAGCCCATGCGCGTGGACCGCGGCCATGGCGGCGAAGCCAGCCTGCAGGCCGCCGTGGAGCTGCTCAAGACTGCCAAGTTCCCGGTGATCCTGGCCGGCGGCGGCGTGGTCATGGGCGATGCCGTGGAGGAAGCCAGGCAGCTGGCCGAGCGCCTGGGTGCGCCCGTGGCCACCGGCTATCTGCGCAACGACGCCTTCCCCGCCAAGCACCCGCTGTGGGCCGGCCCTCTGGGCTACCAGGGCTCCAAGGCTGCCATGAAGCTGATCGCCCAGGCCGACGTCGTGATTGCGCTGGGCTCGCGCATGGGTCCCTTCGGCACCCTGCCCCAGCATGGCATGGACTACTGGCCCAAGACCGCCAAGATCATCCAGATCGAGGCCGATCACACCAATCTGGGCCTGGTCAAGAAGATCGCCGTAGGCATCAACGGCGACGCCAAGGCCGTCGCGGCCGAGCTGAGCAGGCGCCTGGCCGATGTGACGCTGGGCTGCGATGCCACCAAGGCTGCGCGCGCCGACACCATCGCCACGGAGAAGGCCGCCTGGGAGAAAGAGCTCGACGGCTGGACCCACGAGCGCGACCCCTACAGCCTGGACATGATCGAAGAGGCCAAGGGCGAACGCACGCCTACCGGTGGCAGCTATCTGCATCCCCGCCAGGTACTGCGAGAACTCGAAAAAGCCATGCCGGCGCGCGTCATGGTGTCCACCGACATCGGCAATATCAACTCGGTGGCCAACAGCTATCTGCGCTTCGACGAGCCACGCAGCTTCTTCGCTCCCATGAGCTTCGGCAACTGCGGCTATGCCCTTCCCACCATCATCGGCGCCAAGTGCGCAGCACCCGATCGCCCGGCCATCGCCTATGCAGGTGACGGTGCCTGGGGCATGAGCATGATGGAAATCATGACCGCCGTGCGCCACGACATCCCCGTGACCGCCGTGGTGTTCCACAACCGCCAGTGGGGCGCGGAAAAGAAGAACCAGGTGGACTTCTACAACCGCCGTTTCGTGGCGGGCGAGCTGGAGAGCGAAAGCTTCTCCGACATCGCCAAGGCCATGGGCGCCGAAGGCATCGTGGTGGACCACATCGAGGACGTAGGCCCGGCACTGCAAAAAGCCATCGACATGCAGATGAAGGAAGGCAAGACCTGCGTGATCGAGATCATGTGCACGCGCGAGCTCGGCGATCCCTTCCGCCGCGACGCCTTGTCCAAGCCCGTGCGCATGCTGGACAAGTACAAGGACTTTGTCTGA
- a CDS encoding bifunctional enoyl-CoA hydratase/phosphate acetyltransferase — MTPPLSLAVAADDAPATPRPHLQQLIDQARARGPIPVAVAYPCDAGSVQAAMQAAEAGLIRPLLVGPRQRIEAAARSAGLDVSAAEIHATADDSRVAAAQAAALCRDGQARALMKGSLHSDDLLGAAVAREAGLRGSRRASHVFIMDIPGYDRPLLMTDCVVNIFPSLMEKRDIAQNAVDLAHAIGIVQPRVALLSAVETVNPAIPGTIDAAALCKMADRGQITGGIFDGPLAYDNAISLHSAHNKGIVSDVAGRPDILLAPNLEAGNMIYKQLVYMANAECAGLVLGMRVPIVLTSRSDSVASRIASCALAVLASAGMQA, encoded by the coding sequence ATGACTCCCCCACTCTCACTTGCCGTGGCCGCCGACGATGCGCCCGCCACGCCCCGCCCCCATCTCCAGCAATTGATCGACCAGGCCCGGGCCCGCGGCCCGATTCCTGTGGCCGTGGCCTATCCCTGTGACGCAGGCTCTGTGCAGGCAGCCATGCAGGCGGCGGAAGCCGGTCTGATCAGGCCCCTGCTGGTAGGGCCGCGCCAGCGTATCGAAGCCGCAGCCCGCTCTGCGGGTCTCGACGTGTCTGCCGCCGAGATCCACGCCACGGCGGACGACTCTCGCGTCGCTGCGGCCCAAGCCGCAGCCCTGTGCCGCGATGGCCAGGCCCGGGCCCTGATGAAGGGCAGCCTGCACAGCGACGACCTGCTGGGCGCGGCCGTGGCGCGCGAAGCCGGTCTGCGCGGCAGCCGCCGGGCCAGCCATGTATTCATCATGGACATCCCGGGCTACGACCGCCCGCTGCTGATGACCGACTGCGTGGTCAACATCTTCCCCAGTTTGATGGAAAAGCGCGATATCGCCCAGAACGCGGTCGATCTGGCCCATGCCATCGGCATAGTCCAGCCCCGCGTGGCCCTGCTGTCGGCGGTAGAGACCGTCAACCCGGCCATTCCCGGCACCATCGATGCGGCAGCCCTGTGCAAGATGGCCGACCGCGGCCAGATCACGGGCGGCATTTTTGACGGTCCGCTGGCTTACGACAACGCTATCTCCCTGCATTCGGCGCACAACAAGGGCATAGTCTCCGATGTCGCCGGTCGCCCCGATATCTTGCTGGCCCCCAATCTGGAAGCCGGCAACATGATCTACAAGCAGCTGGTCTATATGGCCAACGCCGAATGCGCGGGCCTGGTGCTGGGCATGCGCGTACCCATCGTGCTGACCAGTCGCTCCGACTCGGTGGCCAGCCGCATCGCTTCCTGCGCCCTGGCCGTGCTGGCCAGCGCAGGAATGCAGGCATAG